One Lycium ferocissimum isolate CSIRO_LF1 unplaced genomic scaffold, AGI_CSIRO_Lferr_CH_V1 ctg4142, whole genome shotgun sequence DNA window includes the following coding sequences:
- the LOC132044295 gene encoding uncharacterized protein LOC132044295 — protein sequence MEPFQDPIAIEEYRRKLGFQNCKVNCSGKIWIFWTDEWLGVVISESEQQVTLQLTHSSLNQSVLVSVVYAKCDRDEREELWEAMVELATQQDLPWIIGGDFNVIVSDEEKQGGLPVSSNETLDFSTCIQSCGLIDVGFTGRKFTWWNGRTEEECIFKRLDRILVNQQVLNIMPSTTVTHLIRHGSDHAPLHLECNSNALPIVKSFKFLNFWTNHHTFIEVIATIEDTIKVKELQFKNNASRENRMQLHQAQAELTKFLHLEEERNKLTLKRIQDLTGTWLENEVDIGYERRTKKDEGVAIESEVKKAVLSLNGDGASGHDGFTGHFYRSLWEVIKLDVLQMVRSFFCGSEIPQFITHTNLVLFPKKAVINNFSDMRPIILSSFSNKILSKVLQNRLIKVLPNIISNNQTGFVKGRSIAENILLAQEIIRDINMRAKHTNVVIKLDMAKAYDRLSWIFLTKVLRQFGFGEVLIDMVWRLLSNNWYSILINGQSHGFFRSSRGVKQGDPLSPTLFIIAAEKMMKRLRKYEKASGQLVNTDKSCYYVHHKMWKKLME from the exons ATGGAACCTTTTCAAGATCCTATTGCTATTGAAGAGTATAGAAGGAAGTTAGGCTTTCAGAATTGCAAGGTGAACTGTTCAGGAAAGATTTGGATTTTTTGGACAGATGAATGGCTTGGTGTAGTTATATCTGAATCAGAACAACAAGTTACTCTGCAACTAACTCACTCATCCTTGAATCAATCAGTGCTGGTGTCAGTAGTTTATGCTAAATGTGATAGAGATGAGAGGGAAGAGTTGTGGGAAGCTATGGTGGAGTTAGCAACTCAGCAAGACCTTCCTTGGATAATAGGAGGGGACTTTAATGTCATAGTGTCTGATGAGGAGAAGCAAGGTGGTCTTCCAGTCTCATCCAATGAGACATTGGATTTTTCTACCTGTATACAAAGTTGTGGTTTGATTGATGTAGGATTCACTGGAAGAAAATTCACCTGGTGGAATGGGAGGACTGAAGAGGAGTGCATATTCAAAAGGTTAGATAGAATACTGGTGAATCAGCAAGTGCTAAACATCATGCCATCTACAACAGTGACTCATCTGATTAGACATGGCTCTGATCATGCACCACTACATCTTGAGTGTAATAGCAATGCACTTCCTATTGTCAAGTCTTTTAAGTTTCTCAACTTTTGGACAAATCATCATACATTTATAGAGGTG ATTGCCACTATTGAAGATACTATAAAGGTGAAGGAGTTGCAGTTCAAAAATAATGCATCAAGGGAGAATAGAATGCAGTTACATCAAGCACAGGCTGAACTAACCAAATTTTTACACTTGGAGGAGGA GAGGAATAAACTGACTTTGAAAAGAATACAAGATCTAACTGGTACATGGCTGGAAAATGAAGTAGATATAGGTTACGAG CGAAGAACGAAAAAAGATGAAGGAGTTGCCATCGAAAGTGAAGTAAAGAAGGCTGTGTTATCACTCAATGGGGACGGTGCTAGTGGGCACGATGGATTCACGGGACATTTTTATCGAAGTCTTTGGGAGGTTATCAAGTTGGATGTGCTTCAAATGGTTAGATCTTTCTTTTGTGGATCTGAGATACCACAATTCATCACACATACTAACTTGGTTTTATTTCCAAAGAAGGCGGTGATTAACAATTTCAGTGATATGAGGCCTATCATTCTCAGCTCCTTCTCCAACAAGATACTGTCAAAAGTGCTGCAAAATAGATTGATAAAGGTTCTTCCTAATATTATCTCTAACAACCAGACAGGATTTGTGAAAGGAAGGAGCATTGCAGAAAATATATTACTGGCACAGGAGATCATCAGAGATATTAATATGAGAGCTAAACATACTAATGTAGTGATCAAGTTAGACATGGCAAAGGCATATGATAGGCTTTCCTGGATTTTTTTGACTAAAGTATTAAGACAGTTTGGATTTGGAGAGGTTCTCATTGATATGGTATGGAGATTGCTCTCAAACAACTGGTATTCAATATTAATCAATGGTCAAAGTCATGGTTTTTTCAGGTCAAGTAGGGGGGTAAAGCAAGGTGATCCACTTTCTCCTACATTGTTCATTATAGCAGCAGAG aaaatgatgaagaggtTGAGGAAGTATGAGAAGGCTTCAGGACAACTGGTCAATACTGATAAAAGCTGTTACTATGTTCATCACAAG ATGTGGAAGAAGCTTATGGAGTAG